In the Mytilus trossulus isolate FHL-02 chromosome 1, PNRI_Mtr1.1.1.hap1, whole genome shotgun sequence genome, one interval contains:
- the LOC134708682 gene encoding uncharacterized protein LOC134708682 — protein sequence MTHILKCILCAFMCCTRIGNGPVVSGLTVTLPSGPNSYPTNAIIEYNRILCPSTNYAGGKYKATMAGNYLVSVTMMSGTVTAHTTLRKNGGIYVWLYTGNQFDMATQTVCMQLAVNDEIWVQMTNKASILFDVYNTFTVVKLPDPVRTPLD from the exons ATgactcacattttgaaatgcatCTTGTGTGCGTTCATGTGTTGTACACGCATTGGTAATGGACCGGTGGTCTCAG GATTAACAGTAACCTTACCCAGTGGTCCGAATTCATACCCGACAAATGCAATAATCGAATATAACCGGATTCTTTGTCCGAGTACTAATTATGCTGGTGGAAAATATAAAGCTACTATGGCTGGTAATTACTTGGTATCTGTTACCATGATGTCAGGCACTGTAACCGCTCACACTACTCTAAGGAAAAATGGAGGCATTTATGTGTGGCTATATACTGGTAACCAATTTGATATGGCAACCCAAACTGTCTGCATGCAGTTGGCAGTGAATGACGAGATTTGGGTACAGATGACCAACAAGGCATCGATTCTCTTTGATGTTTATAACACTTTCACTGTAGTTAAATTGCCTGATCCAGTTCGAACACCGCTGGATTAA